The Metabacillus schmidteae nucleotide sequence ATCGAGTCATTTGCGGCTTTCCGGACTCCGATACCTACAGATGAGTAAACACCTTGTCTATACATACTTAGAACACGTAAATCATATTTACACCCTTCAAACTTGTCCGTTTCAATTTCCTCTTGGATAATATAAGAATTCCTTTTAAGAGTGTGTTCCGCCCAATTCAAAAATTCGGAATTTGATAATGTTATTTTTTCTTTTTTTGTTTGAACGATAACATTATGATGATCTGTTTTCTTGATTTTAACAATTCCACTGCCTTTATAGCCATTTACTGGTTTTACGTATAGTGAAGGGTGGGTATGGAAGAGGTTAACGAGATCTAATTCCTTTGTGTACAACCAAGTATTAGGTAATAAAGATTGCAATGTTTTCTCCTGAGATAAAAGTATGTGACAATCCCATTTGTTGAAAAATCCGGGATTAAAGAAAGGTTTTTCTTTTTGTTTATACAGCTCATAAAGATTTTGAAATTCTGAGGATGTTTCTTCAGATCTCGTCGATATCTTATTATAGATAAGATCTGGAAAAGGGAAAGAAATCTTTCCCCATCTATTGTAGTCTTCATAATAGACATATCCTGTTATGCCGGTAGAATGAATACCTGCTGTAGTAAAAACAAATGATCGTGCTCCACGAGCTTTCATTTCTTTCTGAATCGATTTAAAAACTGCTATGTCTCCACGGAATGTATCTGCTTTTCGCCCGTTGCTTGCTAGAATACCGACTAAAGGGTAGTTATACATCTCCACTTATAAGTACCTCAGGTTGAAGAATCGCTTTTTTTGATAAATAAAGGCCATATTGTAAGGATGCTTTACGTGTGAGGAGGTCGGCATCTTTAAGTTCAGGATGTGAAAAGATCGATCTTCCAGGCTTAGAATTTGCTTCAAACATCCAAACCTTACCATTTATATCAATCCCTAAATCAAAGCCGATTTCTCCGATAAAGCCTGTGATATGCTGATCAATTTTTTTACTTAACGTGATAGCAGCTTCTGTTAATTCATGGAGAGCAAGTATTCTTTCTTGCGGATCCTCATAAATTTCCTCAAGACTTTTCACAACACCGCCATTGTTTAGGTGAGTTGTCACACTGCCTTTACCCGCAACCTTTCCTGCAAGGGCTGTAACCTTCCATGTATCATGTTCATCTTTATTAGTATGAATACGAAAATCAATTGCTTTTCCTTCAATACGAGTTAGCTTAATTCCTTGTTGTGCTAGATAGCTTGAAAGGTGCCGGTCTTTAAAGGATGCTTTTAGAAAGCTTTCAAGGGAAGGATATTTTCTAAGGCGGTTGATTTCATGATCATCTCGATATCTGGAGTAATACATGTTATCCTCGCGTGAGTACATAAGCTGAAATACGCCTAAACCCAAGCTTCCATTTGCAGGTTTTAAGTAAATGCTTTGGTACTTTGAAAGCATCTCTTCCATTTGGCTGATCGTTGGTGTATGAATCGTTTCAGGTAAATATAAGTTAGCTTCATTGTCATGAATGAGAAGTTGATGTATGGACCATTTATTGAAAAATCCCGGGTTGTACCAAGGGATGGAGTATTCTTCTGTGAGTCGTTTTTTGACGATTTTAAGTGCATTGTGGTTTTCGATTCGTCGATTAGGAAGGCGATCGTACACGACATTAGGAAACGGAAAGAGCCCCTTTTTCCAACCGGCTTTTCCGTATGTATAGCCTTCAATTGTTCCTTCTTCCCAATTAATATGATGGGCACCGAATACATAAGAGTGTATTCCAAGTGAAGAATCAATGGATAAAAACTTGGCAAAAAAGAGAGAGCGCTCACCAATTGGACGTAATAAAGATTCCGTAAAGCCGGCTGTAAAAATACCGATAATAGGTCCTAAATGTAAGATGTTATCATGACTAATAAGGGTAGTACTTCCACCAACAGGTAGAAGCAGCTGTTTAGCGACTTCCTGGGAAACGAGAATGTTATCTTGCAGGTGATCATCATAGACAATGTCACACGGCATAATAAACGTACCAAAAGATACAGAGTGAACATCACCATCAAGCTGTGCGTGTTTAGGTAAATGGACAATAAAGTCCTGTGAATCCGTTGTTTGGATTGAATAAATCTTAGTCAATGATCGTAGCTCCTTTTTGATTATTTTTTGTGCTTAAATATTTACAATAAGCTAAAGGTGCGCTGTAAAGTGATTGCTTCAATTGTGGCTTTGTTTCTATAAATGTTTTTCTGCCAGGCTTTGAATTTACATCTAATATCCAGATTGATCCATCTTTTGCATAGCCGATATCTATTCCAAGCTCAAATAGACGGCCAAAGCGTTCTTCAAGTAGAGGTGGAAGGTGTGAAGTAATCGTGGATAACTCATCTTCAAGAAGAAATCGTTGTCTAGGTGTGAGCTGCTGTGACCACTGCTCATAAGTAACCGGCTCACCACCTGTTGTTAAATTTGATAAAAAAGAACCTTGATATCCTTTTCTTACTCCCTTTTCGACTTGTGACCATTTGCCACCTGCATCCTTTTGCAGAAGAATTCGTATATCAAATGGATACCCTTCACTGTCGATGAGTGGTAGTAGAGGTTGAAGAAGATAGGTTTGTTGTTTTAATAGACGTTCACACCAGTTATTAAATAGTTTCATCGACTGAAACGTTTTCGACTTTCTATCAGGGCCACTATGGTACGATATTGTCATTTCCTTCTGAGTTTGGAAAATGGCAACAATGCCGATACCTCTTGATCCAGTAACAGGTTTTAATAAACAACTCGAGTCGTTTTTTAAATGTTTTACAATCTGCATTGGTGTAGAAATTAACTCAGTGTCAGGTAAGTATGAATTAAGGTGATTGTTTTTTTGAATTTCAGAATAAACATTCCATTTATCAGGTAACCCATATCCTAAAAAAATAATATCGGGATTTTTTTTCAGCCACTCGACAATTGGTTTACATCTTTTTGAAGCTTGGTTTTGATTGTAAAAGCAACGATCATAAATAAATGGAGGAATTGAAAAAGTATCACTTATCCAGGTTTGCGTTTGTGTGTTAAATATTTCACCAGTTATGGTTAAATCAGTAGGATCTATGGAAGAAGGGACAAATCGAACACAATTTATCCCGTACGTGGCACTTCGTTTGGCAATCTCTGTCATATAACCATGCTCATGTGATATAGAGACTGACATCATACCTAATGTTATTCGTTCCAAACACAACACTCCTTTCATCCAGGCTTGCTATTTTTGGTCATATAGAAATTGACAATAGTTGATAATGGATTTGGCTGAAGGACGAACCTTTCCAGTTTTAAGATCATCCTCTGATTTTGATGGCTTTGTATTTACTTCGATAATCCATGGGTGGCCATCTTCATCAAGGGCAAGGTCAATGCCAAATTCCCCGAATTCTCCACCTGCTTGGATACAAATAACCTCGACAATTTCGATTGAAAGCTCAGCTAATAATTTCCGCAGGTGAAGAGCTTCTTTCTCTCCGAAAAGTTCTTGCAGTAATTCTTTTGTTTTATGGATTTCACCACCTCTTGCCAAATTTGCGACAAATTGTTGATCTGCAGACACTCTTGCTACAGCAGAGGTAACCTTCCATTGGTGACGATCTTTTTTATGACATAGAAATCGGAAATCCAAGGTGCGATTATTATAGGATTTAAGCTGAATCGTTTCCTGCAGAAGAAATCCTTCCTTTTTTACCCTTGGATACAATGTTTTGAATAGTTCTTCAAAGCTTTGATACTCATTGTTGATATCACCGGAAAAGGTTGTGAAATCAAGGTGGTATTGATTTTCGTCAATTTGCTTAACTCGAAAGATTCTCTTTCCCTGACTCCCGTTAATAGGCTTAATAAAAAGATCCTTTTTCTTAAAAAGCATGTTTTTTAATATGCTTTTCGACTCTAACAATTCACTCTCAGGGAGAAAAGGTAGGAGATGTTCATTTGCGGAAAGAATCTGATGTACCTCCCATTTGTTTAAAAATCGATCATTAAAATACGGAATTTTATTTTCGATTAAATCTGTGGTGAGTTCTAAAAAAGTCTTTGATTTTTCCAGTTTTCTAGAATGAATTCGGTTGTGCACAACATCAGGATATGGAACGGTCGTCTTTACCCATTTATCCTGAAAGAAACAATAGCCCAGCATTTTTTCTTTGTTATATGAAGAAAAGGAAAAAATATAGAAGAAACAACCATTGTTATAGCAGAAAGTAGCAAGCTCCCTGCAAAACTCATGGATTGAACCAAAGTGTACATTGTGATCTTTTCCTTTCACTTCAGTAAGAAGGCCGATGATGGGACCCAGCTTCAAATGTTTTTGGTTAACTAGTTGCCCTTGCAGTGACAGTGTATGATGTGGAAGATGAAGCTCTTCAAACATACTTGTCGTCAAGGACAAACTAAGATCCTCTTCATCTATAAATACGATTGGACAGGACACAGTATGCATCCCACAACTAATTTTCAAGGCATGAATATTTTTTGAAAGGCCGAGATGATCTCTTAGGCCTGTGCTTATTTCACATAAATCAAAGGTAGAAGTTATATTTTCTCTAATTTCAATGGATCCTCGCGTCATGTAAATCCCTCATTTGTACAAGATGAAGCCAACATGCCGTGGGCAAATGTTGATATAACATCGTATGTGACGGAGGTAAAATCGGTGAGGTTGAGGAAGGTATCAAGTAATGAGGGATTTCCAATTTGATGATCGTTCAGTAAAATTCCTCACATCAAATGCAATTTTAGAAAGAGTTTGTTATAGTGAAAGAAGAGCCTACATAGGTTAAAACTAGAAAGGGGGCTCATCATATGGCAGAGAATTTATATGATGTTGCATACAACTTAGAAAAAGCACTACGTGAAAGTGATGATTTCAAAAATCTAAAAAGACTTTATGATGAAGTCAATGCAGATGAATCTGCAAGCAAAATGTTTGAAAACTTCCGTAATATTCAATTAAACCTGCAGCAAAAACAAATGCAAGGTGAAGAAATTACGCAAGAGGAAATCGATCAGGCACAAAAATCGGTTCAGCTTGTTCAACAGCATGAATTGATCTCTCAATTAATGGCTGCAGAGCAACGATTAAGTATGGTTGTAACAGAATTAAACAAAATCATTATGAAGCCGCTTGAGGAAATGTACGGAAGTATGTAAGACAACTCATATACATAGATCTACGTAAGTTTGTAAGCAGAATGGATGAAGATCCGTTCTGTTTTTTTATTCCTTTATACTCATTGTCCGATCTCTTGTGTTCTATTTTTATAAAAAGGGACATAACTTCATAATAGGTTTTGACATCTGTAGAAGGGGGACCTGTTGTGACTGCATATCGATTACTTGCTTTGAATATTGATGGAACATTGCTTCGATCAAATGGTCGTCTACATCCATCCACGAAAGAAGCAATTGAATTTGTGAAGGGAAAAGAAGTGTATGTGACGCTTGTAACAAATAGACATTTTCAATCTGCGAGAAAGCTTGCAAAGGCATTGAGATTAGATTCTATCCTTGTCACACATGGTGGAGCGTTCATTTCCGAAAATCTAGATAAGCCTTTATTTGAAAAACGAATTTCAGAGGAAACAACATTCAATCTTGTGCAGGTATTAGAGAATTTTAACTGTAATATTCGCCTTACACATGAAAGATTTTCGATAGGAAATAGAAAAAAGGTAGCTTCTAATTTATTAAGCAAATCAATTCTAAATACATCAGATTCTATGTTTTATCCTGTTCAGTTTGTTGATTCATTAGGGGACACTCTCCGTGATGAACCAGTTTCTGCGATGAGAATAGATGCTCATTTTAAAAATGAAGAAGAAAGACAGGAAGCTGAGACTGTCGTAAAGGAAGCATTTGATGTGGTGGATATTCGAAGTCATTCAACATCAAACAGTTTTGACATCGTGAAAAAAGGAGTATCGAAGGAAAATGGATTGCGTGCATTAGCAAGTCATTTGAACATTCCTATAGAAAAAACGGTGGCAATTGGTGATGCTGAAGATGATATTGGTATGATTTCTTCCGCCGGATTAGGTGTTGCCATGTGGAATGCACCGTTTGAGGTAAAGCGTGCGGCTGATTGGGTAAC carries:
- a CDS encoding YheC/YheD family endospore coat-associated protein: MERITLGMMSVSISHEHGYMTEIAKRSATYGINCVRFVPSSIDPTDLTITGEIFNTQTQTWISDTFSIPPFIYDRCFYNQNQASKRCKPIVEWLKKNPDIIFLGYGLPDKWNVYSEIQKNNHLNSYLPDTELISTPMQIVKHLKNDSSCLLKPVTGSRGIGIVAIFQTQKEMTISYHSGPDRKSKTFQSMKLFNNWCERLLKQQTYLLQPLLPLIDSEGYPFDIRILLQKDAGGKWSQVEKGVRKGYQGSFLSNLTTGGEPVTYEQWSQQLTPRQRFLLEDELSTITSHLPPLLEERFGRLFELGIDIGYAKDGSIWILDVNSKPGRKTFIETKPQLKQSLYSAPLAYCKYLSTKNNQKGATIID
- a CDS encoding YlbF family regulator; its protein translation is MAENLYDVAYNLEKALRESDDFKNLKRLYDEVNADESASKMFENFRNIQLNLQQKQMQGEEITQEEIDQAQKSVQLVQQHELISQLMAAEQRLSMVVTELNKIIMKPLEEMYGSM
- a CDS encoding YheC/YheD family endospore coat-associated protein, which encodes MTRGSIEIRENITSTFDLCEISTGLRDHLGLSKNIHALKISCGMHTVSCPIVFIDEEDLSLSLTTSMFEELHLPHHTLSLQGQLVNQKHLKLGPIIGLLTEVKGKDHNVHFGSIHEFCRELATFCYNNGCFFYIFSFSSYNKEKMLGYCFFQDKWVKTTVPYPDVVHNRIHSRKLEKSKTFLELTTDLIENKIPYFNDRFLNKWEVHQILSANEHLLPFLPESELLESKSILKNMLFKKKDLFIKPINGSQGKRIFRVKQIDENQYHLDFTTFSGDINNEYQSFEELFKTLYPRVKKEGFLLQETIQLKSYNNRTLDFRFLCHKKDRHQWKVTSAVARVSADQQFVANLARGGEIHKTKELLQELFGEKEALHLRKLLAELSIEIVEVICIQAGGEFGEFGIDLALDEDGHPWIIEVNTKPSKSEDDLKTGKVRPSAKSIINYCQFLYDQK
- a CDS encoding YheC/YheD family endospore coat-associated protein, with the translated sequence MYNYPLVGILASNGRKADTFRGDIAVFKSIQKEMKARGARSFVFTTAGIHSTGITGYVYYEDYNRWGKISFPFPDLIYNKISTRSEETSSEFQNLYELYKQKEKPFFNPGFFNKWDCHILLSQEKTLQSLLPNTWLYTKELDLVNLFHTHPSLYVKPVNGYKGSGIVKIKKTDHHNVIVQTKKEKITLSNSEFLNWAEHTLKRNSYIIQEEIETDKFEGCKYDLRVLSMYRQGVYSSVGIGVRKAANDSIVTHVPNGGEIVSFHHVQDRCSIKQIDLLANHIGSTLSKNVGFIGEFSMDIGLTPSGSPYLFEVNSKPMIFDENAIQHKRIHQLVELFLTLIKKTR
- a CDS encoding YheC/YheD family endospore coat-associated protein, producing MTKIYSIQTTDSQDFIVHLPKHAQLDGDVHSVSFGTFIMPCDIVYDDHLQDNILVSQEVAKQLLLPVGGSTTLISHDNILHLGPIIGIFTAGFTESLLRPIGERSLFFAKFLSIDSSLGIHSYVFGAHHINWEEGTIEGYTYGKAGWKKGLFPFPNVVYDRLPNRRIENHNALKIVKKRLTEEYSIPWYNPGFFNKWSIHQLLIHDNEANLYLPETIHTPTISQMEEMLSKYQSIYLKPANGSLGLGVFQLMYSREDNMYYSRYRDDHEINRLRKYPSLESFLKASFKDRHLSSYLAQQGIKLTRIEGKAIDFRIHTNKDEHDTWKVTALAGKVAGKGSVTTHLNNGGVVKSLEEIYEDPQERILALHELTEAAITLSKKIDQHITGFIGEIGFDLGIDINGKVWMFEANSKPGRSIFSHPELKDADLLTRKASLQYGLYLSKKAILQPEVLISGDV
- a CDS encoding Cof-type HAD-IIB family hydrolase; translated protein: MTAYRLLALNIDGTLLRSNGRLHPSTKEAIEFVKGKEVYVTLVTNRHFQSARKLAKALRLDSILVTHGGAFISENLDKPLFEKRISEETTFNLVQVLENFNCNIRLTHERFSIGNRKKVASNLLSKSILNTSDSMFYPVQFVDSLGDTLRDEPVSAMRIDAHFKNEEERQEAETVVKEAFDVVDIRSHSTSNSFDIVKKGVSKENGLRALASHLNIPIEKTVAIGDAEDDIGMISSAGLGVAMWNAPFEVKRAADWVTRSNNQQGVDYMVKEHFRKQQRQDFLRKIKIDQ